One stretch of Bradyrhizobium canariense DNA includes these proteins:
- a CDS encoding (2Fe-2S)-binding protein, giving the protein MMTLKVNGKDHQIDADPDTPLLYVLRDDLKLNAAKFGCGLGQCGSCTVIVDGKAVLSCVTPLLLLEGKQVTTLEGLGTIEAPAPIQRAFMEEQAAQCGYCIAGMMMRAQALLQRNPKPTDAQIRAEMEPNLCRCGTHMRILRAVRRASRLMDTADASQTLQGRAS; this is encoded by the coding sequence ATGATGACATTGAAGGTCAATGGTAAGGATCACCAGATCGATGCCGATCCGGATACGCCGCTACTCTACGTGCTGCGCGACGATCTCAAGCTCAACGCCGCCAAATTCGGCTGCGGCCTTGGTCAATGCGGGTCGTGCACCGTGATTGTGGACGGCAAGGCGGTGTTGTCCTGCGTGACGCCGCTGCTTCTGCTCGAGGGCAAGCAGGTGACGACGCTGGAGGGCCTGGGGACGATCGAAGCGCCGGCGCCGATCCAGCGCGCCTTCATGGAAGAGCAGGCGGCGCAATGTGGCTACTGCATCGCCGGCATGATGATGCGGGCGCAGGCGTTGCTGCAAAGAAATCCCAAGCCGACCGACGCGCAGATCCGCGCGGAGATGGAGCCTAATCTGTGCCGCTGCGGAACGCATATGCGGATTCTGCGCGCCGTGCGCCGGGCCTCCAGGCTGATGGATACCGCGGATGCGTCCCAGACACTCCAAGGGAGAGCATCATGA
- a CDS encoding cytochrome c: MAGSPRTIAGIIIGILVAGVAAAFAVAWRPAIAAIEPPSPQSFDPALIKRGRDLAAIGNCNDCHTVRGGNSFAGGLPVPTPFGTIYSSNITPDPETGIGRWPEAAFRRAMRSGVNRDGQHLYPTFPYDHFTNVSDEDDQALYAFLMTRPSVHAAARENQLSFPLDQRFVVAGWKLLFLRRGSYQPDSTRSAEWNRGAYLVDGLAHCSACHTPRNVLGAEQPKAQFAGGDVDNWQAYAINSQSPSPVPWNTEALFSYLRQGWHPDHGVARGPMAEVVSNLSSVSESDVHAIATYMADVFGAPTPDRIQRGEAVLAQAKISVVPAAGVTATQASATNAAGASIYAAACATCHETGRALPYGGVNLGLSTALSSPDPRNAVNIVLSGVRPVEGERSPIMPGFADSMNDEQIVALLQFLRGRFSNQPAWTGVDKTVEDARRTQTVSLLTSPGPYNAPADATQRDKP; the protein is encoded by the coding sequence ATGGCGGGCTCACCGCGAACGATCGCAGGAATCATCATTGGTATCCTGGTTGCCGGCGTGGCCGCGGCTTTTGCCGTGGCGTGGCGACCGGCGATCGCCGCGATCGAGCCGCCTTCGCCGCAATCGTTCGATCCGGCGCTGATCAAGCGCGGCCGCGATCTCGCGGCGATCGGCAATTGCAACGATTGTCATACGGTGCGTGGCGGTAACAGCTTTGCCGGCGGTCTTCCGGTGCCGACGCCGTTCGGCACGATCTATTCGTCGAACATCACGCCCGATCCGGAGACGGGGATCGGCCGCTGGCCGGAGGCTGCGTTCCGCCGCGCCATGCGGTCAGGCGTCAACCGCGATGGGCAGCATCTCTATCCGACCTTTCCTTACGATCATTTCACCAATGTCAGCGATGAGGATGACCAGGCGCTCTACGCGTTTCTGATGACAAGGCCGTCGGTTCACGCTGCTGCCCGCGAGAACCAGCTTTCCTTTCCGCTCGATCAGCGCTTTGTGGTCGCGGGCTGGAAATTATTGTTCCTGCGTCGCGGCAGCTATCAGCCTGACAGCACCAGGAGCGCGGAATGGAATCGCGGCGCCTATCTGGTCGACGGATTGGCGCATTGCAGCGCATGTCATACGCCGCGCAATGTATTAGGCGCGGAGCAGCCCAAGGCCCAGTTTGCCGGCGGTGATGTCGACAACTGGCAGGCTTATGCGATCAATTCGCAGTCGCCGTCACCAGTGCCGTGGAACACGGAGGCGCTGTTCAGCTATCTTCGCCAGGGCTGGCATCCCGATCACGGCGTGGCGCGGGGACCGATGGCGGAAGTGGTCAGCAATCTCTCCTCGGTCAGCGAAAGCGACGTGCACGCGATCGCGACCTATATGGCCGACGTTTTCGGCGCGCCGACGCCGGACCGCATACAGCGTGGCGAGGCCGTACTGGCGCAAGCCAAGATATCGGTCGTGCCGGCGGCAGGCGTTACCGCAACGCAGGCTTCCGCGACCAACGCAGCCGGCGCATCCATCTACGCGGCAGCCTGCGCGACATGCCATGAGACCGGCAGGGCGCTACCCTATGGCGGCGTCAACCTAGGACTGAGCACTGCGCTGAGCAGCCCGGATCCGCGCAATGCCGTCAACATCGTGCTATCGGGAGTCCGCCCGGTCGAAGGCGAGCGCAGCCCGATCATGCCGGGTTTTGCCGATAGCATGAACGACGAGCAGATCGTGGCGTTGTTGCAATTCCTGCGCGGCCGGTTCAGCAACCAACCGGCGTGGACCGGTGTTGATAAGACCGTTGAGGACGCAAGGCGTACGCAGACCGTATCTCTCCTGACATCGCCGGGGCCGTACAATGCTCCGGCCGACGCAACGCAGCGAGACAAGCCATGA
- a CDS encoding CaiB/BaiF CoA transferase family protein — MNQPSGLPLSGITVVSLEQAIAAPLASRHLADWGARVIKIERPGKGDFCRDYDYVMNGMSSQFAWTNRSKESLALDVKSAEGKRVLDALLPHADVFLQNLAPGAAQRLGLDAATLVARFPRLIACDISGYGSGGPYSQKKAYDLLVQCEAGFLSVNGTQEQPAKCGIAVVDTATGMYILNGVLMALFNRERTGKGMAFEVSLFDSMTEWMSYPAYYTEGAGKPLVRTGTRHATIAPYGPFRTGDGGVVFFGIQNEREWTALCAQVLENAALASDPRFCTNPQRMQNRDALEALIEQQFEKFSAEQVVQRLDSAALANANMNTVEAFLRHPQLHARDRVRKVGSPNGPLTSFLPAITIPGVTPVMGDIPAVGAHTDTILAELGLKETAAT; from the coding sequence ATGAACCAGCCGTCCGGGCTGCCATTGTCGGGCATCACCGTCGTCTCGCTTGAGCAGGCCATCGCTGCGCCGCTTGCCAGCCGGCATCTGGCCGATTGGGGCGCGCGGGTGATCAAGATCGAACGGCCCGGCAAAGGCGATTTCTGCCGCGACTATGACTATGTGATGAACGGGATGTCGAGCCAGTTCGCCTGGACCAATCGCTCGAAGGAGAGCCTGGCGCTTGACGTGAAAAGCGCCGAAGGCAAGCGCGTGCTCGACGCCCTGCTGCCGCATGCGGACGTGTTCCTGCAAAATCTGGCGCCGGGCGCGGCGCAGCGGCTCGGCCTCGACGCCGCCACGCTCGTTGCGCGCTTCCCGCGGCTGATCGCCTGCGACATTTCCGGCTATGGCAGCGGCGGCCCGTACAGCCAGAAGAAAGCCTATGATTTGCTGGTGCAGTGCGAAGCCGGATTCCTGTCGGTCAACGGCACCCAGGAACAGCCCGCGAAATGCGGCATCGCCGTCGTCGATACCGCGACCGGCATGTACATTCTGAACGGCGTGCTGATGGCGCTGTTCAACCGCGAGCGCACCGGCAAGGGCATGGCATTCGAGGTCTCGTTGTTCGATTCCATGACCGAATGGATGAGCTATCCCGCCTATTACACCGAAGGCGCCGGCAAGCCATTGGTCCGCACCGGCACCCGGCACGCCACCATCGCGCCCTACGGGCCGTTTCGCACCGGCGACGGCGGCGTGGTGTTTTTCGGGATTCAAAATGAACGGGAATGGACCGCGCTCTGCGCTCAGGTCTTGGAGAACGCGGCGCTTGCGAGCGACCCGCGCTTTTGCACCAATCCGCAGCGCATGCAAAATCGCGATGCGCTGGAGGCCTTGATCGAGCAGCAGTTCGAGAAATTCTCCGCCGAACAGGTTGTGCAGCGCCTCGACAGCGCTGCCCTTGCGAACGCCAATATGAACACAGTCGAGGCGTTCCTGCGGCATCCGCAGCTTCATGCGCGCGACCGGGTCCGCAAGGTGGGATCGCCGAACGGACCTCTGACCAGCTTTCTGCCCGCGATCACCATTCCCGGCGTCACCCCCGTCATGGGCGATATTCCTGCCGTCGGAGCGCATACCGATACGATCCTTGCAGAGCTCGGCTTGAAGGAAACCGCCGCGACATGA
- a CDS encoding HpcH/HpaI aldolase/citrate lyase family protein — protein MTTQRLTRTYLAVPAHRARLVQNAAASSADAVFMDLEDAVPPAEKAAALDAAAAALTTHDWGTKTVAVRLNAIDSPSIQAEIKRLGGIRRLDAFIIPKAEVVADITKISRWIMDAAGPRDAPVEMELLIETARGLVNVEALAAADGLVTALHLGVGDFAASIGARSAEIGASPAGYRHVGNAAEGHPQVPLDLFAYPMMRLLVAARAFGLRAIDGPCGAFRDAVATSSTAVKAAAMGYDGKQVIHPSQIEATRDAFVPSAEELAYAERAIAALEEAERNGQGAVTVDGKMVDHANIRMVRRLMSFKGRD, from the coding sequence ATGACCACCCAGCGATTGACGCGCACCTATCTCGCCGTACCGGCGCATCGCGCACGACTCGTGCAAAACGCGGCGGCCTCGTCTGCCGATGCCGTATTCATGGATCTCGAGGACGCGGTGCCTCCGGCCGAGAAGGCCGCCGCGCTGGACGCCGCCGCGGCCGCGCTCACCACCCACGACTGGGGCACCAAAACGGTCGCGGTGAGGCTCAATGCCATCGACAGCCCATCGATCCAAGCCGAAATCAAACGCCTCGGCGGTATCCGGAGGCTCGACGCTTTCATCATTCCGAAAGCGGAGGTGGTGGCCGACATCACGAAAATCAGCCGTTGGATCATGGACGCTGCCGGGCCGCGCGATGCGCCGGTCGAGATGGAATTGCTGATCGAAACCGCGCGCGGCCTGGTCAACGTGGAAGCGTTGGCTGCGGCGGACGGCTTGGTGACTGCGTTGCACCTCGGTGTTGGTGACTTTGCTGCATCGATCGGAGCCCGTAGCGCCGAAATCGGTGCGTCACCTGCCGGATACAGACATGTCGGCAACGCGGCGGAGGGGCATCCTCAGGTTCCGCTCGATCTGTTCGCCTATCCGATGATGCGTCTGCTGGTGGCGGCCCGCGCATTTGGCCTGCGTGCGATCGACGGACCTTGCGGCGCCTTCCGCGACGCCGTTGCAACCTCATCGACGGCCGTAAAGGCGGCCGCGATGGGATATGACGGCAAGCAGGTCATCCATCCAAGCCAGATCGAAGCCACGCGCGATGCGTTCGTGCCTTCCGCGGAGGAATTGGCCTATGCTGAGCGCGCGATCGCAGCGCTTGAGGAAGCGGAGCGAAACGGTCAGGGCGCTGTGACCGTCGACGGCAAGATGGTGGACCACGCCAACATCCGGATGGTGCGGCGCTTGATGAGCTTCAAGGGGCGAGATTAA
- a CDS encoding phosphopantetheine-binding protein, giving the protein MQEFSVDVQTRILALVKSILEQNAMTAEIGPRTRLVDVGLTSMDMVNLMLGVEAEFDFTIPQSEITPENFQSVETLERMIASQLQPATAA; this is encoded by the coding sequence ATGCAGGAATTTAGTGTCGACGTTCAAACCAGGATCCTTGCGCTCGTCAAGTCGATCCTCGAGCAGAATGCAATGACCGCCGAAATTGGTCCACGGACGCGGCTGGTGGATGTCGGGTTGACCTCGATGGATATGGTCAATCTCATGCTTGGCGTCGAAGCCGAGTTCGATTTTACGATCCCGCAATCGGAAATCACGCCCGAGAATTTCCAATCGGTCGAAACGCTGGAACGCATGATTGCCAGCCAGCTTCAACCGGCGACCGCCGCCTGA
- a CDS encoding acyl-CoA dehydrogenase family protein, protein MNVQETRLRDSVAGSVSEQILLDQSASFLERTAAVASVAAAEAADVDREARFPKAAIDAARRQKLLGAQIPTAFGGNGASIFDITDMCYTLGRACSSTAMIFAMHQTKVACLVRHGTGSPWHEELMRRVATEQLLLASSTTEGQNGGNIRSSAAAVGRNEAGISLVRNATVISYGAQADGIVTIARRTDDAAASDQVLVAFTKDNYTLERSLEWETLGMRGTCSAGFELKATGSSNQIFPEAYDKIHAQTMTPVAHLCWSSVWAGIAAAAVDRAQLFIRKAARGAGGQMPPGAAHFTSAKMTLTKLRALITSTLDTYANHEHDERALSSLDFQSSINLLKVEASELAVTTVMHAMRACGLAGYRNDGEFSVGRLLRDVLSSPLMINNDRILTNIATASLMSAVPATLRD, encoded by the coding sequence ATGAATGTGCAGGAAACCAGGCTCCGCGACTCCGTTGCGGGCAGTGTCAGCGAACAAATCCTTCTTGATCAAAGCGCCTCGTTTTTAGAGCGAACGGCCGCCGTCGCGTCTGTCGCTGCGGCAGAAGCCGCCGATGTCGATCGCGAAGCGCGCTTTCCGAAAGCTGCCATCGACGCTGCGCGTCGGCAGAAACTTCTGGGAGCGCAGATTCCAACCGCATTCGGCGGCAACGGTGCGTCGATCTTCGACATCACCGACATGTGCTACACGCTGGGCCGCGCCTGCTCTTCCACGGCGATGATCTTTGCGATGCATCAGACCAAGGTTGCCTGCCTGGTTCGGCACGGAACCGGCAGCCCCTGGCACGAAGAGCTGATGCGCCGCGTGGCGACTGAGCAACTGCTTCTCGCCTCATCGACAACGGAAGGACAGAACGGCGGAAACATCCGTTCCAGCGCCGCAGCCGTCGGCCGAAACGAGGCGGGTATCTCGCTGGTGCGCAACGCAACCGTGATTTCGTACGGCGCGCAGGCCGACGGCATCGTCACGATCGCCCGCCGCACCGACGACGCCGCTGCATCCGATCAGGTCCTGGTGGCCTTCACCAAGGACAACTACACGCTCGAACGCAGTCTCGAATGGGAGACGCTCGGCATGCGCGGCACGTGCAGCGCGGGCTTCGAACTGAAGGCGACGGGCTCATCCAATCAGATCTTCCCTGAAGCCTATGACAAGATTCACGCGCAGACGATGACGCCCGTCGCCCATCTGTGCTGGTCATCGGTCTGGGCTGGTATCGCCGCGGCGGCCGTCGATCGCGCTCAATTATTCATTCGCAAGGCGGCCCGCGGAGCCGGCGGCCAGATGCCGCCCGGCGCTGCGCACTTTACCTCGGCCAAGATGACGCTGACGAAACTGCGCGCCTTGATTACCTCGACGCTCGACACCTACGCCAACCACGAACATGACGAGCGAGCGCTCTCTTCGCTCGACTTCCAGTCTTCGATCAATCTGCTCAAAGTGGAAGCCTCCGAGCTTGCGGTCACGACCGTGATGCACGCGATGCGCGCCTGCGGCCTGGCGGGATATCGCAACGACGGCGAATTCAGCGTCGGCCGTCTGCTCCGCGATGTCCTTTCATCGCCGCTGATGATCAACAACGACCGGATCCTCACCAACATCGCGACCGCAAGCCTGATGAGCGCCGTGCCCGCGACCTTGCGCGACTGA
- a CDS encoding amino acid--[acyl-carrier-protein] ligase, whose protein sequence is MNITIRTIPSETAQQAADPLDHLADVLFHKMGTDGVYARTALYEDMVERLAALITRHREPDTEVMRFPPVMNRGQLEKSGYLKSFPNLLGCVCGLHGTEREIHSAVSRFDAGGDWTTSLSPADLVLSPAACYPVYPIAAARGPLPSGGLRFDVAADCFRREPSRHLDRLQSFRMREYVCIGNPDDVSDFRERWMVRAQAIARDLGLTFRVDYASDPFFGRVGQMKAVSQKQQSLKFELLVPLRSEEQPTACMSFNYHRDHFGTTWGITDANGEPAHTGCVAFGMDRLAVAMFHTHGTDVAKWPADLRKLLGLAP, encoded by the coding sequence ATGAACATAACCATCCGGACGATTCCATCGGAGACCGCACAGCAAGCTGCTGATCCCCTGGATCACCTCGCCGACGTCCTATTCCACAAGATGGGCACCGACGGCGTCTATGCCCGTACCGCGCTGTACGAAGACATGGTCGAACGGCTCGCCGCGCTGATCACACGACATCGCGAGCCCGACACCGAAGTGATGCGCTTTCCGCCAGTCATGAACCGCGGCCAGCTTGAGAAATCCGGCTATCTGAAGAGCTTTCCCAATCTGCTCGGCTGCGTCTGCGGGCTCCACGGCACGGAGCGCGAGATTCATTCCGCTGTCAGCCGCTTCGACGCCGGCGGCGACTGGACGACGTCGCTCTCCCCTGCAGATCTCGTGCTTTCGCCGGCGGCCTGTTATCCGGTCTATCCAATCGCTGCGGCCCGGGGCCCGCTGCCATCGGGCGGCTTGCGGTTTGACGTCGCTGCCGATTGTTTCCGCCGCGAACCGTCGCGCCATCTCGACCGGCTGCAATCGTTCCGGATGCGGGAATATGTCTGCATTGGCAATCCTGACGACGTTTCCGACTTCCGCGAACGCTGGATGGTACGCGCGCAGGCGATTGCGCGCGATCTCGGCCTGACCTTCCGGGTGGATTACGCCAGCGATCCGTTCTTTGGCCGCGTCGGTCAGATGAAGGCGGTCAGCCAGAAGCAGCAATCCCTGAAATTCGAACTGCTGGTGCCGCTGCGTTCCGAAGAGCAGCCGACCGCCTGCATGAGCTTCAATTATCACCGCGATCATTTCGGCACGACCTGGGGCATCACCGATGCCAACGGCGAGCCCGCGCATACCGGCTGCGTGGCATTCGGCATGGATCGTCTCGCCGTGGCCATGTTCCACACCCACGGAACAGATGTCGCCAAATGGCCGGCCGACCTGCGCAAGTTGCTCGGCCTTGCGCCGTGA